A region of Malaciobacter marinus DNA encodes the following proteins:
- the acnD gene encoding Fe/S-dependent 2-methylisocitrate dehydratase AcnD, which yields MTNEKYLKQLDKLDVKYYDVKTAVEEITPGSFEKLNYTSRVLAENLIRKCPSEKLEDSLIQLIEKRTDKDFPWYPSRVICHDILGLTAFVDLAGLREAVARDGGDPDKVNPVVPTQLIVDHSLAVECGGFDPDAFQKNRDIEDRRNADRFHFINWTKEAFNNVDVIPPGNGIMHQINLEKMSPVVHLNEGIASPDTLVGTDSHTPHVDALGVIAVGVGGLEAENVMLGNPSYMRVPDIVGVKITGKRAPGITATDIALAMTSFLRENDVISAYLEFFGDGIKYLNLGDRATIANMTPEYGASAGMFAIDEQTIDYLKVTGREQKQVELVEAYAKANGLWASQLENATYARTIEFDLSKVTRSLAGPSKPHKLVPTTTLKEEGIVKDFVQEGDKMPDGAILIAAITSCTNTSNPRNVIAAGLLAKKANELGLTRKPWVKSSLAPGSKVIEVYLKEAGLLSEMEKLGFGVVGFACTTCNGMSGALDPKIQQEVIDRDIYSTAVLSGNRNFDGRIHPYVKEAFLASPALVIAYALAGSIRFDIENDSLGKDKDGNDITLKDLWPSDEEIDSVEKSCVKPQMFNDIYEPMFNRDGLSAIKVEPFYSWNPNSTYIQKPPYWEDEFMGMPALKDLRPLGVFPDNITTDHLSPSNAILPDSASGEYCLKMGLPVEDLNSYATHRGDHHTASRATLANPKLFNEMVKDKDGNVKQGSLTKVMPEGTESRMWEAIETYRQRGQGLIIIAGTNYGQGSSRDWAAKGVRLAGVEVLIAESIERIHRTNLVGMGVLPLQFKDGDTRHTYNIDGSETYEVIGKITPRCDLTVVMTRENGEKIDIPVTCRLDTTAEVEVYKAGGILQKFAKEVVANK from the coding sequence ATGACAAATGAAAAATATCTTAAACAATTAGATAAATTAGATGTTAAATATTATGATGTAAAAACTGCTGTTGAAGAGATTACTCCTGGTTCATTTGAAAAACTAAACTACACATCAAGAGTATTAGCAGAAAACTTAATTAGAAAATGCCCAAGTGAAAAATTAGAAGATTCACTTATTCAATTAATCGAAAAAAGAACTGATAAAGATTTTCCTTGGTATCCAAGTAGAGTTATCTGCCATGATATTTTAGGTTTAACTGCTTTTGTTGACTTAGCAGGTCTTAGAGAAGCAGTAGCAAGAGATGGAGGAGATCCAGATAAAGTTAATCCAGTTGTACCTACTCAACTAATCGTTGACCACTCATTAGCAGTTGAATGTGGTGGATTTGATCCAGATGCATTCCAAAAAAATAGAGATATTGAAGATAGAAGAAATGCAGATAGATTTCACTTTATAAACTGGACAAAAGAAGCTTTTAATAATGTAGATGTTATTCCTCCTGGAAATGGTATCATGCACCAAATTAACTTAGAAAAAATGTCTCCAGTTGTTCATTTAAATGAGGGGATTGCAAGTCCTGATACTTTAGTTGGAACTGATTCACATACTCCTCATGTTGATGCACTTGGTGTAATTGCTGTTGGTGTTGGTGGTTTAGAAGCTGAAAATGTAATGCTTGGAAATCCATCTTATATGAGAGTTCCTGATATTGTTGGAGTTAAAATAACAGGAAAAAGAGCACCTGGTATAACTGCAACTGATATTGCCCTTGCTATGACTTCATTTTTAAGAGAAAATGATGTAATTTCTGCATACTTAGAGTTCTTTGGTGATGGAATCAAATATCTTAATTTAGGAGATAGAGCAACAATAGCTAATATGACTCCTGAATATGGTGCAAGTGCAGGTATGTTTGCTATTGATGAACAAACTATTGATTATTTAAAAGTAACAGGACGTGAGCAAAAACAAGTTGAACTTGTAGAAGCGTATGCAAAAGCAAATGGTTTATGGGCAAGTCAATTAGAAAATGCTACATATGCAAGAACTATTGAATTTGATTTATCAAAAGTTACTAGAAGTTTAGCAGGGCCATCTAAACCTCATAAACTAGTGCCTACAACAACTTTAAAAGAAGAAGGTATTGTAAAAGATTTTGTACAAGAAGGTGATAAGATGCCAGATGGTGCAATTTTAATTGCTGCTATTACTTCATGTACAAATACTTCAAATCCAAGAAATGTTATCGCTGCAGGATTATTAGCTAAAAAAGCAAATGAGCTTGGACTTACAAGAAAACCATGGGTTAAATCTTCATTAGCACCTGGTTCAAAAGTAATTGAAGTTTACTTAAAAGAAGCAGGATTATTAAGTGAGATGGAAAAACTTGGATTTGGTGTAGTTGGTTTTGCATGTACTACTTGTAATGGTATGAGTGGAGCACTTGATCCAAAAATCCAACAAGAAGTTATAGATAGAGATATTTATTCAACTGCTGTATTATCTGGAAATAGAAACTTTGATGGAAGAATTCACCCTTATGTAAAAGAGGCATTTTTAGCAAGTCCAGCACTTGTAATTGCTTATGCATTAGCAGGTTCAATTAGATTTGATATTGAAAATGATTCATTAGGAAAAGATAAAGACGGAAATGATATTACATTAAAAGATTTATGGCCATCAGATGAAGAGATTGATTCAGTTGAAAAATCATGTGTAAAACCTCAAATGTTCAATGATATTTATGAGCCAATGTTCAATAGAGATGGTTTGAGTGCTATTAAAGTTGAGCCATTTTATAGCTGGAATCCAAACTCTACATATATTCAAAAACCACCATATTGGGAAGATGAGTTTATGGGAATGCCTGCACTTAAAGATTTAAGACCTTTAGGAGTATTCCCTGACAATATTACAACAGATCACCTTTCTCCTTCAAATGCAATCTTACCAGATTCTGCTTCAGGGGAATATTGTTTAAAAATGGGATTACCAGTAGAAGATTTAAACTCATATGCAACACATAGAGGGGATCACCATACAGCTTCAAGAGCAACATTGGCAAATCCAAAACTATTTAATGAAATGGTAAAAGATAAAGATGGAAATGTAAAACAAGGTTCTTTGACAAAAGTTATGCCTGAGGGTACTGAATCAAGAATGTGGGAAGCAATTGAGACATATAGACAAAGAGGTCAAGGTCTTATTATTATTGCTGGAACTAACTATGGTCAAGGGAGTTCAAGAGATTGGGCAGCAAAAGGTGTAAGACTTGCAGGTGTTGAAGTACTTATAGCTGAATCAATTGAAAGAATTCACAGAACTAACTTAGTTGGTATGGGTGTATTACCACTTCAATTTAAAGATGGGGACACAAGACACACATATAATATCGATGGAAGTGAAACTTATGAAGTAATTGGTAAGATAACTCCAAGATGTGACTTAACAGTAGTTATGACAAGAGAAAATGGGGAAAAGATAGATATTCCAGTAACTTGCAGATTAGATACAACTGCAGAAGTTGAAGTTTATAAAGCTGGTGGAATTTTACAAAAATTTGCAAAAGAAGTTGTTGCAAACAAATAA